AGGTAGTCCGGATCGATCGGCGTCCGCTCGCGCGCCGCTTCGATCTGCGCGGCCAGCTTGCGCCGCCGCGCGCTCCAGTTCTTCGAGGACAATTCGGCCACGCGCTCCTGCGCACGCGCCTGCAGGGCCGCGCCGCCGAGCTCGCGCAAGAGCGGCGTGAGCTGAAGCAGCGTCTCGCGAACGTCGGCCTTCAGCGCGATCTCGGCACCGAAATTCTTTCCCAGCTCCCAATCGACGAGGCCGATCTGCACGATCGGCAAGCCCTCGGGCAGCGGCTCGATCTCGCTGTGCACGGACATCCGCAAGGGATCGGCGCCGAGCACGATGAGAAGATCGTGTGGCGCGAGCAGGTCGCGGACCTGCTGCTGCGCGCGCGACAATGAGCCGATGTAGCAGGGATGCTCGGACAGAAAATGCGCGCCATAGGGCGCGGACTGCTGATGCACGGGAGCGCCGATCGCCGACGCGAACTCGGCCGCCTCCCGCAGCGCATCGCTCTTGACGACCTCGTCGCCGGTGATGACCACCGGCCGCTGCGCCTTGAGAATGCGCTGCGCCAGCCCCTGCAAAGCGTCCGCGGCCGGCAACACGCGCGCATCGACCCGGGTGGAACGGCCGAGCTCGATGCCGGCTTCGGCATTGAGGATATCGCCGGGCAGCGAGATGAAGACGGGACCGGTCGGCGGCGTGGTCGCCACCTTGGCGGCGCGCCTGATGATGCGCGGCAGGTCCTCCAGCCTCGTCACCTCGACCGCCCATTTCACCAGCGGCTCGGCCATCCGCACCAGCGGGCCGTAGAGCAATGGCTCCATCAGGCCGTGGCCCTGCTCCTGCTGGCCGGCGGTGAGGATCATCGGCGTCCCGGTGAACTGCGCATTGTAGAGCGCGCCCATGGCGTTGCCGAGACCCGGCGCGACGTGGACGTTGCAGGCGACGAGGCGTCCCGAGGCGCGACTGAAGCCGTCGGCGATCGCCACCACCAGGCTCTCCTGCATCGCCATGACGTAGGTGAGATCGGGATGATCCTTCAGCGCATGCATGATCGGTAATTCGGTGGTGCCGGGATTGCCGAACAGATGAGTGATGCCCTCGTCCTTGAGCAGCGTGAGGAAGGCCGAGCGTCCGGTGATGCGGTTCTTCATTCAGGTTTCCTCCGAGCAACGCGGCCTCAGTATGCGGGCGAGCTCTCTCTCCGTCATTGCGAGCGAAGCGAAGCAATCCAGGGCGGCGTACGCGACTCTGGATTGCTTCGTCGCTGCGCTCCTCGCAATGACGGTGGAGAGAGCGCGGACTACACCTTCGCCATCTCCTGATACACCGGATAGTCCGTGTAGCCCTTCTCCTCGCCGCCGTAGAAGGTCGGGCGGTGATAGGGCGTCAGCGGCCAGCCGTGCTGCAGCCGGGCGGGCAGGTCCGGGTTGGAGATGAAGGTGCGGCCGAAGGCGATGGCGTCGGCGAGGCCGGCCCGGATCGCGGCGTCGGCCGGCTCGCCCGTGAAGCCGCCGGCGCCGATCAGGACGCCCTTCCACACCGGCCGGAACAGAGCGATGGCCGACGGCACGTTCTGCCAGTTGACGTCGGCGCGGCCGGCGCCGGAGGAGCGCGGCTCGATCAGATGCAGATAGGCGATGCCGAGCTTGTTGAGCGCCTCGATCGCGTAGGTATAGAGCGGCATCGGCTCGGCCTCGCCGGAGCCATTGGCGATGCCATAGGGCGACAGCCGCACGCCGACCTTGTCGGCGCCGCAGGCGGCGATCACGGCCTCGGTCACCTCGAGCAGGAAGCGGCAGCGGTTCGCGATTGCGCCGCCGTAGCGGTCGGTGCGCTGGTTGCTGCGGGTCTGCAGGAACTGCTCGATCAGGTAACCGTTCGCACCGTGCACCTCGACGCCGTCGAAGCCGGCGGCCATCGCATTGCGCGCGGCTTGGCCATAGGCGGCGACAAGCGCGGGGATCTCGTCGGTGTCGAGCGCACGCGGCGTCTCGTAAGCTGCGCCTTTGCCCTCCGCCGTCATCGCCTTGAGATCGTCGCCGATCGCGATCGCCGACGGCGCCACCGGCAGCACGCCGCCGGGCTGGAACGAGGAGTGCGAGACGCGGCCGACGTGCCAGAGCTGCAGGAAGATGAATCCGCCCTTGGCATGCACGGCGTCGACGACCTGCTTCCAGCCGGCGATCTGCACCGCGCTGTAGATGCCCGGCACGTTCGGGCTGCCGGTGCCGGTCGGCAGCACCGGCGAGGCCTCGGCGATGATCAGGCCGCCCGGCGTCGCGCGCTGCGCATAATACTCGACGTTGAGCGGCCGCGGCGCGAGCGTCTCCCTTGCGGCGCGCATGCGGGTCAACGGCGCCATCACGACGCGGTGCTTGAGGCGATAAGGACCGATCGTGAGTGGTGAAAACAGCGCAGGCAGCATTTCGTCCCCAGATGTCGTTGCGATTGTCGATTTGGATCATCTTGTTCGCAAAACATGATGGTGGCAATGTCCGCCCCACGTCAGTACGAGCAGACCCTCCATGCCGAAAGCGAACGCCCTGCCCTCGCTCAGCCTGCGCATCGATCTCGATGACGGCGGCCGGATCGGGCCGGGCAAGATCGCGCTGCTGGAGAACATCGCGCGACACGGCTCGATCTCTGCGGCCGGGCGCGCGATGGACATGTCCTACAAGCGGGCCTGGGACCTCGTCGACGAGATCAACCGGGTGTGCCGGCAGCCGGCGGTGGCGCGCCAGACCGGCGGCCGCAATGGCGGTGGCGCGGCGCTGACGGCGTTCGGCACGCAGTTGGTCGAACGTTACCGGCGCATCGAGCGTGACGCAGCTGACGCCGTGAGGAAGGATCTCGCCGCGCTGCGCAGCGACATCGAGAAGCCAAGGAAGACCCGCGGGGCCAGGGCCGCGTCGTAAGCCGGTTCCAGCCGACGCGATGCATCCGCGACCGGACTGATGCGCCTCGCGTTGCAGCCGCAAAAAACCGTCTTGCCGTCAGCCGGATGATCTTGCGGCCGCGCCAAGACGTCATACACCAGCATCTCGTCGTCATGCCGGAGAACCTGCCGTGTCTCACCCTGCCTTGTCCGCCGACCACACCGCCGTCGTCACCGGAGGCGCCTCCGGCATCGGGCTCGCCGCCGCCACGCGCTTCGCAGAGCGCGGCATGAACGTCTGCATCGCCGATGTCGACGAGGCCCGGCTGCGCGACGCCGCCGCCAGGCTTGCGGCTGCGGCCAAGCGTGGCGAGGCTGCGGTCATGACCGCCACGGTCGATGTGAGCCACCGGGACAGCGTGGTCGCGCTCGAAACGGCGGTGCGGCAGCGCTTCGGCGCGATCGACGTGCTGATGAACAATGCCGGCATCCAGCCGGGCAGCAAGATGCTTGCCGACGACAATTGGCAGCGCATCCTCGACGTCAATCTGTGGGGCATCATCCACGGCGCGCAGGTGTTCGCAGCCAACATGATCGCGCAGAGCAAGCCGGCGCTGATCATCAATACCGGCTCCAAGCAGGGCATCACCACGCCGCCCGGCGATCCCGCCTACAACGTCTCGAAGGCCGGCGTGAAGGCGTTCACCGAGGCGCTGCAGCACGAGCTGCGCAACACGCCCGGCTGCCAGGTGACGGCGCATCTGTTCATTCCGGGCTTCGTGTTCACGCCGCTGACGGCGAATGGCCGCGTCGAGAAGCCGGCCGCCGCCTGGACGCCGGAGCAGACGGTCGACTTCATGCTGGAGCGCGTCGCGGCCGGCGACTTCTACGTGCTGTGCCCTGACAACGACGTGCCGCGCGCGCTGGACGAGCGGCGCATCCTGTGGGCGGCCGGCGACATCGTCGAGAACCGGCCGCCGCTGTCGCGCTGGCATGCCGACTACGCCGACGCATTCGCCGCGTTCGTAAAGAAATCGCCATGATCCGGCCACATCGGAGCGGCGGCGCGTAGCTGCTCCCGGTCTCATCACAAGTTCCCGGACGCGTCGGATCGTCGCAAGGCGGTCCGCGTGCGCTCGGAACGTCTACCATCGACCGAATCGCTACGGTCGAACGCTCTTGCAACTCACTGATTTGCCGCGGGCGCGACATCGTCGCTGAGAGCCGGCTCCCGAAGCGCGCCTCGACCGTCAAGCGGTGAGATGTCGCAGCTCTGCGGGAGCGCCACCCGTACGCCGCACGACAATCTGACGCAGACGCATTCCACAATCCCTGCGCGAAGCAGCCACGAAGCAGGCAGCAGATGGCCCTCATCATCCGCACCCGCGTCAGCCGCGCCGCATTGCTTCGGCTCATCCGCAGTGGTGCGCAGCTTTGGGGAGTACGTCGGACATGTCGCGCCATCACCGTCACCATCACGACAGTCACCACGGTCACCATCATCACAGCGACCACCACCACCACCACCACCATCATCATCACGATCATCACTGCCAGCCGGCGCCTGCGCCGATGCCTCCGACGCCGCCCGCACCCACGCCGCCGACGCCAGCGCTCGGCTTTGCCGATCTCGGCGTCGTCTTCAACGACGCGACGCGCTTTCTCGAAGGCGGGCTGTGGCGCAACGTGGTCGAGGAAGGCGGCCAGGGGCTTGGCAGCGTCTACAACTACACCGGCGATCTCACCGTGATTCAGGATGGTCTGAAGGCGATGGTTGCCGCCGGCCAGTTCACCGGGCAGACGCTCACCAACATCAACAAGATCCTCGCCGACATCACGGTCGCGCAGGATGCCGCGATGGCTTCGGTGACCGGCGGCGGCGCATTCGGCAGCATCGCCGCCGCGGAGACCGCGCTGCGCAACGCGCACCTCGACGTCATCAACGTCGTCAACAACGATCCGAACCTTGCGGGCAATGCGACCAACGCCGACGGCGTCACCGGCTTCCTGCAGGCGCCGGCGCTGCTGCCCGAAGGCGTGACGGCCGCAACCGCCGCCAAGGGCACACTGGCCGAGCTCGGCCTGATCTTCAACGATGCCGCCAACCGGCTGATCGGCGGCGTGAACGAAAGCAACGTCGACGTCATCCAGGACGATGTCGACGCGCTGATCGCCGGCCTCAATGCGCTGGTCGCCGCCAATCCGCTGCAGTTCGGAGGCCTGACCGGCGTGCACGCGCTCGCCATCATCGACCAGCTCGCGCTCGTCAACACCCACATCAACGGCGCGGCCGGCAATATCGACATCGGCCGCGCGCTGAACGACGACTTCCTCGACATCATCGACATCGTCGCCGGCGACACCAATCTCGCCAACATGGCGCAGCAGAACGGCCTGAACGGCTGGAGCGGCTTCGGCGACTTCCTCAACCCGACGCCGGCCTATCAGGACAACCAGGCACAGACCAATTTCTGGGCCATGTTCATCGCCCAGTCGAACGCGCTCGGCAAGGCTGCGATCGCGGCCGTCAATTCCGGCGACGCCGCCGCGATGGCGCAGGTCACCGCCGACCTGATGACCTTCAAGAAGGATGTCACCGATTTCGACGCGGCGCAGGGCGGCATCTTCCAGGCCCGCTTCGACAACGAGCTGCTCGGCGACCAGAGCACGCTCGGCGCCGAGATCGCCAAGATCCTCGAGGGCTTCCAGGCCGGCAACAAGGCGCTGGTCGCGGCGGCCGCCGACCAGATGCACCAGAACGCAGCCGATGTCGGCGGCAACAACATCCCGGTCAATGGCGGCGCCTACAATGTCGACGGCACCACGATCTGCCAGGTGCTGGCGACCACCGGCGGCGGCAACAGTGCCGACGCCGCCGCGCTGCTGGCCGCGGTCACCAGCGCGCCGGCCTCGAACGTGATCATGCTTCCCAGCGCCGCGCCGGCAGCACAGGTCAGCGCCGCTCCGCCAACCCTGGTCATGGACGGTCCGATGATGGAGGGGCCGATGATGGAGATGTCACAGCATCATCACATGTGGGCGTGATCACCTGTCGCTCAGGCGCCTGCACCAGCAGGCGCCTGACGAGCGCGAGCGCGGTTTCCGTCGCCGGATCGGCCGAGATCACGGAGACCGCGAGCACGATGAGGTCGATCGGCTGGTGCGACAGCACGATCACATGCGTCGCATGCCGCGCATCCATCAGCGCCACCATGCGCTCGACGGCGGGGTCGGTGACCGCCCGCCGCCACGGCGCATCGGCCCGGCGCAGCACACGGCTTGACGCGAGAAAGTCGCGCAGGAGCGGCGGATCATAGGCGGTCAGCTCAACCTCGAGACAGCGGCGTGCGCTTTCGAAGACCGGCTGGCGCGTGAGCTCGGCGATCAGTTCGTCGCGCGTCGCCGCGATCGACGCCCCGATCGAGTCGAGCACGCCCGGCTCGCGGGCTTGCAGCATCGCGCGCAAGGCATCGCCGATCAGCCCGATCGTGAGCACGCCGGCCACCGCGACCGCGCAGAAACGCATCAGTTGCGCCGCATCGACGTCCGGCGACAGCGCGGCCGCGGCAGCGCCGAGCAGGGCGGCGCCGAGGATCCGCAACAATGTCAGCAGCCCGCCCTGACGCTGCGTCTCCGCGCTGGCGCCGGCGATCAGGATCGCGGTCACCGCCAGCAGCGCGCCCAATGCGCCGAGCCGCACCGGCATGCTCGGCGCCAGCACGCGAAAATCGGTGATGATGAAGGGGATGACGATGATGGCGCCGAACGCGACGCGATCGATGGCGCGGTTCTCCCAGGCCAGCAGGCGCGCGCGGTCGCGGCGAAGCAGCAGCCAGGCGCAGGTCGCAAAGCCCGCGAGCTGAAAGGCCGACAGCACGACCGTGTGGTGGCTTTCGAACTCGGCCGGACCGAGCGCGCCGGCGAGCGCGAGCGCCACGCCGCCGGCCAGCGCGATCGCCTTGAGCGCGCGATGCGCGTGTCGGCGCAGCAGACCTTCCGTCACCACCAGCGCGCCGAGCGGGATCAGCGCCGCCGGAACCAGCGAGATGCGGTCGAGAAAAGCATTGTCCGTCCACCAGGCGACGCCGCGCAGCAGGAACAGCGAGGCGACGGTCCCGAGCAGAACGACGAGCCGCGCCGTCAGCGGTCCCCTCGGGTCGCGCCGGTGCAGCATGGCGGCGGCCACCGCGAGGCCGACCGCGCCGCAGAGGTTGACGACGGAGTCCGCAACGATGCCGGCCGTCATGGCGCGGGCTCGCCGGGCTGCAGGCGCGGACGCAGCGTGTCGAACGTCCTGGTGTCGTCGAGCCAATGTACCAGCGGCAGGATCATCCGCTGCAGCGCCAGCACGCCCGAGGTCGCCAGCAGCGCCGGCAGCGAGCCCGAGGGGATTTCGCGCAGCAGATAGCGCCGAGCGGCGGCGAGATCGATCCGGCCGAGCTGCAGCAGGTCGTCGCCCCTGGTGTAGTCCAGCTCGCGCGCGCAGAAGCCGTTGTAGACGGCGTCGCGATGCTTCGGCGCATCGTCATACGTCTTCTTGAGCGCGTCGGAGCCGCCGGTATAGGCGTTGGTGATGACGAAGCGCTGTTCGTCGAACCCGGCCTCGTCGCCGACACCGAACACCGCGCGATGCGCCCGCATGATGCCGCGCGCGAGCTGAAGATGTGCAAAGCTCTGTCGGGCCTGCGGCAGCGGCGACGGATAGACGTCGGAGAAGGTCTCGCAGACCATGCCGGCCACCGCCGGCACCTGCGTGACGTTGGAGATCCATTTCGGCCGCAGCCCGTCGCGGACGAACAGCAGCAGCGTCGTGAGGCCGTAGAGCACGCCGGACAGGCCTTTGCCACGCGCTTCCGGATCGACCATGACCAATCCGAGATGGATCACCTGCTGGCTGTCGCCATCGCGCTCGACCTGCATCACCGCGAGCGCATTGAAGGCGATCGGCCGGCCGCCCGCCTCCTCCGACACCACGGTGATGATGGCGCGCGCGAGCGGCTCGCGCGCTCCGGAGAAGATGCCGTAGGTGAGCTCGCCGGCGGGCAGCGTCTTGCCGGCAATGGTGCGGAGATCGGCGACGAGCGCCGCCAGCGCCGCATCGTCCAGGGTCGTGCCCGGGCTCTCGACGATGCGCGTGCGCAACTCCGCATGGGTGCGTAGCGACAGGTCCATCGCCTCCTGGCCGAGCGCGGTCAGCCAGAAGCCGATGCTGCGTCGGATACGCCCCACTGCTGCGACGATGTTCATGCCTCAACCTAGCACGGCGTGATCAGGAAGCGGCGCAGCCGGGATCACGGCCGCCCTGGCCGCCTTATGCCCTGGTGCTGTTAATTCACGATAACGACGCGGGACGGGGCGTGAGTGAGGGTAAACGCAGGTTGAACGACGTGAGCGGCGGACGCCTTCGCGCCCACCGCCTGCCGGCGCTGTCTCGCCGAAGTCGAAGCTTGCCCCGCAAACTTCCCCTCCCCCGGATTGCATCTTCGATGCAATCCGGCCTCTCCCCGCATCCGCCTTCGCTCGTCGAGCTACGGTGGACAAGAGCGGGGAGAGGCGAAGAGAGCGAGACGACTGCGGCCGCCCTACGCTGCCTTCGACACCTCCATCAGCAGGCGCTCGGCACGGGCGTCCTCGATGCGGTTGACGAGCTTGCCGCTCTCGTGGCGGTCGCGCAGCGTCTTGGTCAGGGTGACGCAGGTCTGCACCAGCATGACGATGCCCATCGTCAGATAGCCCTTCATCCAGAGATCGATCGGCATGAAGAAGACGCCGAGAGCGACGAGGAAGGCGGAGGCAGCGAACGAGGCGTAGGAGAAGGTGATGAAGGCGCTGCTGTGCGGCTGGGTGTTCTGGTTCATGGTCGGCTCCTAGGATGACAATCAGGTTGGTTGATGCGTTTTGATCGGTTGTGACGAAATTCAGTTCGCCGGTGCGGTGCGGCCGGCCTTCAGCCGCGCCAGCACGTCGTCGGCAGTGGTCTTGATGCGTGGGCCAAAGCCCTGCTCGGCGAGCTTCTCGGCCGTGGTGATCGGCCCCGTCGCGGCATCGAGCTCCATGAGCGCCTCGTCGGCGGCTTGCGCCTCGATCTGCCGCTCCCGCAGCCGTTTCAGCGTCGCTTCGGCCTCGGGCAGCGTGCACTCGTAAGGACGCGCCGCCTCGATGCCGCCGCGGCGCAGATTGCGCACGGCCTCGGAGGCGCGCGCAATCCGCCGGCCGCGATCGAGCTCGGCAATGCGCGCCTCGGCGTTGGCGACATGTTTCTTCAGCCTGGTGATCTCGGTCGCGAACAGCGCCCGCGCCGTCCGCGCCGCGTCACGCTCGGCCTCGAGGCCGGCGATCGCCTGCGCCGCCTCGCGGGCCAGATCCTCGCGGCCGCCGTCGAGCGCCGCGGTGGCGCGCACCTCGAGATCGGTGATCCGCGCCAAGGTCGCCTCGAGCCGCCTGCCCTCCTGCTGGTCCTGCGCAATGGCCAGCGCCAGCGCGCGCTTGCTGCGATCGACGGCGGCGGCGGCGTCACGCAGCTGCTGATCCAGGATCACCAGCGCGGTCCGGTCCTGCAGCTCCTCCTCCGCGACGGCCACGGTGCCCCGAAACAGCGTGAGAACGGTCTTGAACATTGTGAACTCCCTGTTATGAGCATCGCTCATGACGTTTCTTCTAGCGCAATCATGAGCGGCGCTCAAGAATTATTTTGAGCATCGCTCAATATTTTGGTTAACAATGTCCAAGACACTGGAAAGACGTGCAAAACAGCGCGAAGCCTTGATCGAGGCGGCCGAGCGGATGATCCGCACGCGGGGTCTCGCGGGTCTGAAGACGCGCGATCTCGCCCAGGAGATCGGCGTCGCCAATGGCGCGGTCTACAATCTCGTCGCCGACGTCGACGAACTGGTGCTGATGGTCGGATCACGCACCTTGGCGCGGCTCGACGCCGACCTGTCCGCAGCCGAGAGCGCGGGCCCTCCCGGCCCCGAGGCTGCGCTGGTGCGCATCGCGATCGCCTATTGCGACTTCGCCGCCCACAATCTCGAGCTCTGGCGCGCGCTGTTCGAGCACCGCATGCCGCCCGAGAAGCCGCTGCCCGACTGGGCGATCGCCGACCAGATGCACCTGTTCCGTCACATCCACCAGCCACTGGCGGCGTTGTTTCCACGGCGCTCTTTCGACGACATCAGCGTCACCGCGCGCAGCCTGTTCTCGGCCGTCCACGGCATGGTCGCGCTCGGCTTGGAGCAGAAGCTCATCGCTGTGCCGCTCGCGGCCTTGCGCGCGCAGATCGCGACCATGGTGAAGGCGATGGTGACGGGACTGGTGGCGGAGGAGACGACCGGCCGGTGACGCGGAGCTCGGCGTCGGGCGCAGCGTCATCGGATGCTGATGCCAACAACAAGTCCGACTGCTTCACGGCACTTCTCTCCTGCTTGCTGTCAGAGCCAATTTGCTGCCATGGCGGCGCGGCTCCCTCCTTGTTCAGCTGGAATTGACGGCGAGAACAAACAACCGCCCCATTGCTTCGCAGTATCATGCCGACGTTCGGACTTGTTCCAGACAACATGTCTGGAACTGCCGTTCCACCGACGCTCGACGACGAGTGTTAGTTCGTGTGACATGTGCAGATCTCGGCGCATGGCCACGCTCATCCGGCCGGCAGAACCTGCAGCGTATGCCGCGCGATCCAGAAAAAACTCCAACGAGTCCATGACGCGCG
This region of Bradyrhizobium sp. SZCCHNS1050 genomic DNA includes:
- a CDS encoding PspA/IM30 family protein, whose amino-acid sequence is MFKTVLTLFRGTVAVAEEELQDRTALVILDQQLRDAAAAVDRSKRALALAIAQDQQEGRRLEATLARITDLEVRATAALDGGREDLAREAAQAIAGLEAERDAARTARALFATEITRLKKHVANAEARIAELDRGRRIARASEAVRNLRRGGIEAARPYECTLPEAEATLKRLRERQIEAQAADEALMELDAATGPITTAEKLAEQGFGPRIKTTADDVLARLKAGRTAPAN
- a CDS encoding alkene reductase (FMN-linked; catalyzes the formation of N-ethylsuccinimide from N-ethylmaleimide), with product MLPALFSPLTIGPYRLKHRVVMAPLTRMRAARETLAPRPLNVEYYAQRATPGGLIIAEASPVLPTGTGSPNVPGIYSAVQIAGWKQVVDAVHAKGGFIFLQLWHVGRVSHSSFQPGGVLPVAPSAIAIGDDLKAMTAEGKGAAYETPRALDTDEIPALVAAYGQAARNAMAAGFDGVEVHGANGYLIEQFLQTRSNQRTDRYGGAIANRCRFLLEVTEAVIAACGADKVGVRLSPYGIANGSGEAEPMPLYTYAIEALNKLGIAYLHLIEPRSSGAGRADVNWQNVPSAIALFRPVWKGVLIGAGGFTGEPADAAIRAGLADAIAFGRTFISNPDLPARLQHGWPLTPYHRPTFYGGEEKGYTDYPVYQEMAKV
- a CDS encoding TetR/AcrR family transcriptional regulator, yielding MSKTLERRAKQREALIEAAERMIRTRGLAGLKTRDLAQEIGVANGAVYNLVADVDELVLMVGSRTLARLDADLSAAESAGPPGPEAALVRIAIAYCDFAAHNLELWRALFEHRMPPEKPLPDWAIADQMHLFRHIHQPLAALFPRRSFDDISVTARSLFSAVHGMVALGLEQKLIAVPLAALRAQIATMVKAMVTGLVAEETTGR
- a CDS encoding thiamine pyrophosphate-binding protein — translated: MKNRITGRSAFLTLLKDEGITHLFGNPGTTELPIMHALKDHPDLTYVMAMQESLVVAIADGFSRASGRLVACNVHVAPGLGNAMGALYNAQFTGTPMILTAGQQEQGHGLMEPLLYGPLVRMAEPLVKWAVEVTRLEDLPRIIRRAAKVATTPPTGPVFISLPGDILNAEAGIELGRSTRVDARVLPAADALQGLAQRILKAQRPVVITGDEVVKSDALREAAEFASAIGAPVHQQSAPYGAHFLSEHPCYIGSLSRAQQQVRDLLAPHDLLIVLGADPLRMSVHSEIEPLPEGLPIVQIGLVDWELGKNFGAEIALKADVRETLLQLTPLLRELGGAALQARAQERVAELSSKNWSARRRKLAAQIEAARERTPIDPDYLALQVAEAMPEHGIMVDEGLTSARYMTALWPYRDRYNYHALASGGIGWGLPASVGVSLANPDRPVVCYSGDGSAMYSIQALWTAAHHKLPLSVVIVNNGGYRIIKQRLLSFHGDDNYIGMDFVDPQVDFAGLARSLGCEAMRISDPRELQPTLSAAFRRPGAKLIEVMVSNAVN
- a CDS encoding SDR family NAD(P)-dependent oxidoreductase; the encoded protein is MSHPALSADHTAVVTGGASGIGLAAATRFAERGMNVCIADVDEARLRDAAARLAAAAKRGEAAVMTATVDVSHRDSVVALETAVRQRFGAIDVLMNNAGIQPGSKMLADDNWQRILDVNLWGIIHGAQVFAANMIAQSKPALIINTGSKQGITTPPGDPAYNVSKAGVKAFTEALQHELRNTPGCQVTAHLFIPGFVFTPLTANGRVEKPAAAWTPEQTVDFMLERVAAGDFYVLCPDNDVPRALDERRILWAAGDIVENRPPLSRWHADYADAFAAFVKKSP
- a CDS encoding YiaA/YiaB family inner membrane protein codes for the protein MNQNTQPHSSAFITFSYASFAASAFLVALGVFFMPIDLWMKGYLTMGIVMLVQTCVTLTKTLRDRHESGKLVNRIEDARAERLLMEVSKAA
- a CDS encoding winged helix-turn-helix domain-containing protein translates to MPKANALPSLSLRIDLDDGGRIGPGKIALLENIARHGSISAAGRAMDMSYKRAWDLVDEINRVCRQPAVARQTGGRNGGGAALTAFGTQLVERYRRIERDAADAVRKDLAALRSDIEKPRKTRGARAAS